The proteins below are encoded in one region of Leptotrichia sp. oral taxon 218:
- a CDS encoding NUDIX hydrolase N-terminal domain-containing protein, producing MNKNEEEEQKWLDWAIELQSLAQAGLAYGKDKFDIERFERIREISAEMVAHKTEISIEKVKDLFCNEVGYQTPKIDVRGVIFEDDKILLIQESNGKWALPGGWADVYLSVKENVLKEVKEEAGIEASAEMIIALLDVTKGLGRKIPYGITKVFVLCKYVSGKFEKNIETVGSRYFGIDELPELETKKITAEQVKMCFEANRNRDKWKVVFD from the coding sequence GTGAATAAAAATGAAGAAGAAGAACAAAAATGGTTAGACTGGGCAATTGAACTTCAAAGTCTAGCACAAGCAGGACTTGCTTATGGAAAAGATAAATTTGATATTGAGCGATTTGAGAGAATTAGGGAAATTTCAGCAGAAATGGTGGCACACAAAACTGAGATTTCGATAGAAAAGGTAAAGGATTTATTTTGTAATGAAGTTGGATATCAGACGCCTAAGATTGATGTGAGAGGCGTGATTTTTGAAGATGATAAGATTCTTTTGATTCAGGAAAGTAATGGGAAATGGGCATTGCCAGGTGGATGGGCAGATGTTTATCTTTCTGTGAAGGAAAATGTGTTGAAGGAAGTTAAGGAAGAAGCTGGGATTGAGGCTAGTGCTGAAATGATTATTGCTTTACTTGATGTGACGAAAGGTCTTGGAAGAAAGATTCCATATGGTATAACGAAAGTATTTGTTTTGTGTAAATATGTGAGTGGAAAATTTGAGAAAAATATTGAAACGGTTGGCAGTAGATATTTTGGGATTGATGAATTACCTGAACTGGAAACAAAAAAAATTACGGCTGAGCAAGTAAAAATGTGCTTTGAGGCGAATAGAAATAGGGATAAATGGAAGGTTGTTTTTGATTAA
- a CDS encoding RNA-guided endonuclease TnpB family protein, whose translation MKYNLAFKYRIYPNKDQELLINKTFGCVRFVYNKILYTANKFYEETGKNKIITPASLKSENQFLKEVDSLALSNAQLNVKRSFTNFFQKRAKFPRFKSKKNNVKSYTTNCVNNSIRIEENKYLVLPKLKKVKLKYHREITKDYKIKSVTLTNSNGNYYVSVLTEFEKEIQKIPSNDKVIGLDFSMSELFVSSENQRADYPRYFRMLEKKLKKLQKSLSRKVKFSKNWYKQKAKISKLHEYIKNCRRDFLHKLSKKLSEDYNAVVVEDLNMKGMSQALNFGKSVGDNGWGMFLRMLEYKLIFLGKQFLKIDKWFPSSKTCSKCGNVKEELKLSERSYRCECCGIEIDRDYNAALNIKNIGKLMLKY comes from the coding sequence ATGAAATATAATTTGGCATTCAAATACAGAATTTATCCAAATAAAGATCAGGAATTATTGATAAATAAGACTTTTGGATGTGTTCGTTTTGTTTACAACAAAATTTTGTATACTGCGAATAAATTTTATGAAGAAACTGGAAAAAATAAAATAATTACACCTGCCAGTTTGAAAAGTGAAAATCAATTTCTAAAAGAAGTAGACAGTTTGGCACTTTCGAATGCTCAATTGAATGTAAAACGATCGTTTACGAATTTCTTTCAGAAGAGGGCAAAATTTCCAAGGTTCAAATCTAAAAAGAATAATGTTAAAAGTTATACGACAAATTGTGTGAATAATTCAATACGAATTGAAGAAAATAAATATTTGGTTTTGCCAAAATTGAAAAAAGTTAAATTAAAATATCATAGAGAAATAACAAAAGATTACAAGATAAAGTCAGTAACATTGACAAATAGTAATGGAAATTACTATGTTTCTGTTTTGACGGAATTTGAAAAAGAAATTCAAAAAATACCAAGTAATGATAAAGTGATTGGACTTGATTTTTCAATGTCTGAATTATTTGTCAGCTCTGAAAACCAAAGGGCTGATTATCCAAGATATTTTAGGATGTTGGAGAAAAAATTGAAGAAATTACAAAAATCATTATCGAGAAAAGTAAAATTTTCTAAAAATTGGTATAAACAAAAAGCGAAAATATCAAAGTTGCATGAGTATATCAAAAATTGCCGAAGAGATTTTCTACATAAATTATCGAAAAAATTGTCTGAAGATTATAATGCTGTGGTTGTTGAGGATTTGAATATGAAAGGGATGAGCCAGGCATTAAATTTTGGGAAAAGTGTAGGAGATAATGGATGGGGAATGTTTTTGAGAATGCTTGAGTATAAACTGATATTTTTAGGGAAACAATTTTTGAAGATAGATAAGTGGTTTCCGTCATCGAAAACTTGTAGTAAATGTGGAAATGTTAAAGAGGAACTGAAATTATCAGAAAGAAGTTATAGATGTGAGTGCTGTGGGATTGAAATTGATAGAGATTACAATGCGGCATTGAATATAAAAAACATTGGAAAATTGATGTTGAAATATTAG
- a CDS encoding AAA family ATPase translates to MEKKAIPIGIENFEDIIKDNYYYVDKSMLIEDILVNRAAVTLFTRPRRFGKTLNMSMIKYFFDVRNKDENRTLFEGLKIFGSEYMKEQGKYPVIFVSLKDLRADTWEDTFENLKSFISDLYAEFEDMREIMNKRDKIKFDKIFYEEEKGDYETALKLLSNYIYKYYGKKVIILIDEYDAPIINAFDKGYYNEAINFFQVFYSSALKTNDSLKYGILTGITWIIKEEIFSGLNNLKVDTILNKKFSEYFGLLESEVIKMLDYFEMKYKIEEVKEWYNGYIFGDKRVYNPWSIINYVDNGEIKAYWANVSGNTLLENMLDQAGEDVYTDLKRFTDGESIEKYISDGTTIKSLLSNDDEIWQLFLYSGYLTKAKEQIEIDETSEYTNIYNLKIPNKEIRKYFGNMFLNRFFGTELKTSILIKALESGDIKKFEKTLGEIMVNMLSHFDLDSEMEKIYQVFMIGLVGFLMGKYEIISNNESGYGRYDLAMIPIKSNEKAYLMEFKISKTENRMTLKAEEALKQIDEKKYDTRLKARGIKKILTKDSKKSLTSISGR, encoded by the coding sequence ATGGAGAAAAAAGCAATACCTATAGGAATTGAAAATTTTGAAGATATAATAAAAGATAATTATTATTATGTAGATAAGTCAATGTTAATAGAAGATATTCTTGTAAATAGAGCTGCTGTGACACTTTTTACAAGACCGAGAAGATTTGGAAAAACGCTTAATATGTCGATGATTAAGTATTTTTTTGATGTGAGAAATAAAGATGAGAATAGGACACTTTTTGAGGGATTGAAGATATTTGGTAGCGAATATATGAAAGAGCAAGGGAAATATCCTGTTATTTTTGTTTCGTTGAAGGATTTAAGGGCGGATACTTGGGAAGATACTTTTGAAAATTTAAAATCTTTTATTTCTGATTTGTATGCTGAATTTGAAGATATGAGAGAAATAATGAATAAGCGAGATAAAATAAAATTTGATAAAATATTTTATGAAGAGGAAAAAGGTGATTATGAAACTGCTTTAAAATTATTATCAAATTATATTTACAAATATTATGGGAAAAAAGTAATAATTTTAATAGACGAATATGATGCACCAATAATTAATGCTTTTGATAAAGGTTATTACAATGAAGCAATAAATTTTTTTCAAGTATTTTATAGTTCGGCATTAAAAACTAATGATTCTTTGAAATATGGGATTTTGACTGGGATAACTTGGATTATAAAGGAAGAGATTTTTTCTGGATTAAATAATTTGAAGGTAGATACTATTTTAAATAAAAAATTTTCAGAGTATTTTGGACTTCTTGAAAGTGAAGTAATTAAAATGCTTGATTATTTTGAAATGAAATATAAAATTGAAGAAGTTAAAGAATGGTATAATGGATATATTTTTGGAGATAAAAGAGTTTATAATCCTTGGTCAATCATAAATTATGTTGATAATGGAGAAATAAAAGCATATTGGGCAAATGTTTCTGGAAATACACTTTTAGAAAATATGTTAGATCAAGCGGGAGAAGATGTTTATACAGATTTAAAGCGATTTACTGATGGAGAAAGTATTGAAAAATATATTTCAGATGGGACAACGATAAAAAGTCTTTTGAGTAACGATGACGAAATATGGCAATTGTTTTTGTATAGCGGATATTTGACAAAGGCTAAAGAACAAATTGAAATTGATGAAACTTCAGAATATACAAATATTTATAATTTAAAAATTCCAAATAAGGAAATTAGAAAATATTTTGGGAATATGTTTTTAAATAGATTTTTTGGAACAGAATTGAAAACAAGTATTTTGATAAAAGCATTAGAAAGTGGAGATATTAAGAAATTTGAAAAGACATTAGGTGAAATAATGGTAAATATGCTTAGTCATTTTGATTTGGATAGTGAAATGGAGAAAATTTATCAAGTGTTTATGATAGGTCTTGTAGGATTTTTGATGGGAAAATATGAAATTATTTCAAATAATGAGAGCGGATATGGAAGATATGATCTTGCGATGATTCCAATAAAAAGCAATGAAAAAGCGTATTTAATGGAATTTAAAATTTCTAAAACGGAAAATAGGATGACTTTAAAGGCAGAAGAAGCTCTAAAACAGATTGATGAGAAAAAATATGACACGAGATTAAAGGCTAGAGGAATAAAAAAAATTTTAACAAAAGATAGCAAGAAGTCTCTGACTTCTATAAGTGGGAGATGA
- a CDS encoding phosphopentomutase, with protein MKKIERITIIVLDSVGAGELPDANLFDDCGSNTLGNMAKAHGGMSLPNMGKLGLGNITEIEGTPAVESAEGAYGRAIEVSHGKDSTTGHWEIAGVPLERPFPNYQNGFSDEVIKEFEEKTGRKAMLNKPISGTVAIDQYGEEQIKTGNWIVYGSADPVFQIAANEEIIPLEELYKACEIALEICNEKSPVARVIARPYVGKKVGEFKRTANRHDFSIDPPKETMLERLEKAGLDVVGIGKTSDLFNGKGITDNRKANQDNLDGIKKTIVALKEDTKGLIFTNLVDFDAVYGHRRNVEGYVNALIEFDNWLPEIEKNLKDDEILIITADHGNDPTYKGTDHTREYIPILIYGKNVKKNVNIGTRKTFADIAATVEELLLGTENEGSFAKEIL; from the coding sequence ATGAAAAAAATAGAAAGAATAACAATAATAGTTTTAGACAGTGTTGGAGCAGGAGAATTGCCTGATGCGAATTTGTTTGATGATTGCGGATCAAATACTTTAGGGAATATGGCGAAAGCTCATGGTGGAATGAGTTTGCCTAATATGGGTAAATTAGGACTTGGAAATATTACTGAGATTGAAGGAACTCCAGCTGTGGAAAGTGCTGAAGGGGCCTATGGAAGAGCGATTGAGGTGTCGCATGGAAAAGATTCTACGACTGGACATTGGGAAATTGCTGGTGTGCCATTGGAAAGACCGTTTCCAAACTATCAAAATGGATTTTCAGATGAAGTTATAAAGGAATTTGAAGAAAAAACTGGAAGAAAAGCTATGTTGAATAAGCCAATTTCAGGGACTGTAGCGATTGATCAATATGGAGAAGAACAAATTAAAACTGGAAATTGGATAGTTTACGGTTCGGCAGATCCTGTGTTTCAGATTGCTGCGAATGAAGAAATTATACCACTTGAAGAACTTTACAAAGCATGTGAAATTGCACTTGAAATTTGTAATGAAAAATCGCCTGTAGCAAGGGTAATTGCAAGACCTTATGTTGGTAAAAAAGTTGGAGAATTTAAAAGAACTGCAAACAGACACGATTTTTCGATTGATCCGCCAAAAGAAACAATGCTTGAAAGATTGGAAAAAGCTGGACTTGATGTAGTTGGAATTGGAAAAACGAGCGACCTGTTCAATGGAAAAGGAATTACAGACAATAGAAAAGCTAATCAGGATAATTTGGATGGAATTAAAAAAACAATTGTGGCATTGAAAGAAGATACAAAAGGATTGATTTTTACTAATTTGGTTGACTTTGATGCAGTTTATGGGCATAGAAGAAATGTGGAAGGTTATGTAAATGCTTTGATTGAATTTGACAATTGGTTGCCTGAAATTGAAAAAAACTTGAAAGATGATGAAATCTTGATTATCACTGCCGATCACGGAAATGATCCTACTTATAAAGGGACTGACCACACAAGAGAGTACATTCCAATATTGATTTACGGAAAAAATGTTAAAAAGAATGTAAATATTGGAACTAGAAAAACTTTTGCTGATATTGCGGCAACTGTTGAAGAACTTCTATTGGGAACTGAAAATGAGGGGAGTTTTGCGAAAGAGATTTTATAA
- a CDS encoding winged helix-turn-helix transcriptional regulator, producing the protein MTDILTDKMTDKEFQRLKILKVYFEKNNYIDNSEAQKILNVSDSTARRFLNKLVKGGILEAIGERKGRRYRKK; encoded by the coding sequence ATGACTGATATTTTGACTGATAAAATGACTGATAAAGAGTTTCAAAGGTTGAAAATACTAAAAGTATATTTTGAGAAAAATAATTATATTGATAATAGTGAGGCTCAAAAGATTTTGAATGTTTCGGATTCTACGGCGAGAAGATTTTTGAATAAACTTGTGAAAGGTGGGATTTTGGAAGCGATTGGAGAGAGAAAAGGGAGAAGATATAGGAAGAAATAA
- a CDS encoding ATP-binding protein produces MYRIAIENLYEWKNKKNRKPLIIQGARQVGKTWLMKEFGKKAYKNTVYINFDSNSNMKELFETDLDVERLIMGIELYSGIKIVPEETLIIFDEVQEVPRAISSLKYFYENAQQYHIVCAGSLLGVALHEGTSFPVGKIDFLKLYPLSFKEFLLATGNEKFLKLVENNDYQMIKVFKQKFIDMLKYYYFVGGMPECVLHFSENKDFNEVREIQKRILLAYEQDFSKHAPNEIVPRLRMLWNSIPSQLAKENKKFIYGLVREGARAKEYEMALMWLIDCGLIYKVNRVNNPKLPLKVYEDLKAFKLFLLDTGLLTCMTGLNQSTLIEGNKLFVEFKGALTEQYVLQQLVTIENLNTYYYTNDRGSCEIDFLLDNGESVIPVEVKAEVNLKAKSLKMYKEKYNPEISVRISMNDYKKEEWLLNLPLYMAEEIGNIVEKERNDKG; encoded by the coding sequence GGCTTATAAAAATACAGTTTATATAAATTTTGATTCTAATTCTAATATGAAAGAATTGTTTGAAACAGATTTAGATGTAGAGCGACTGATTATGGGGATTGAGCTTTATAGTGGAATAAAAATAGTACCTGAAGAAACTTTGATTATTTTTGATGAAGTTCAGGAAGTTCCAAGAGCAATTTCCAGCCTTAAATATTTTTACGAAAATGCACAGCAGTATCATATTGTTTGTGCAGGTTCGTTGCTAGGAGTTGCACTGCATGAGGGAACATCATTTCCAGTTGGGAAAATTGACTTTTTAAAGTTGTATCCTTTATCTTTTAAGGAATTTTTACTTGCCACAGGGAATGAAAAATTTTTAAAACTTGTTGAAAATAATGATTATCAGATGATAAAAGTGTTTAAGCAAAAATTTATAGATATGCTTAAATACTATTATTTTGTAGGTGGAATGCCTGAATGTGTACTTCATTTTTCGGAAAATAAGGATTTTAATGAAGTAAGGGAAATTCAAAAGCGTATACTTTTAGCTTATGAACAGGATTTTTCAAAACATGCTCCAAATGAAATTGTGCCTAGATTGAGAATGTTATGGAATAGTATTCCATCACAACTTGCAAAAGAAAATAAAAAGTTTATCTATGGTCTGGTTAGAGAAGGTGCGAGGGCAAAAGAATATGAAATGGCATTAATGTGGCTTATTGATTGTGGTCTTATTTATAAAGTGAACAGGGTTAATAATCCTAAACTTCCATTAAAAGTATACGAGGATTTAAAGGCTTTTAAATTATTTTTACTTGATACAGGACTTCTTACCTGCATGACAGGATTGAATCAGAGTACGCTTATTGAAGGAAATAAACTATTTGTTGAATTTAAAGGAGCATTAACAGAACAATATGTGCTGCAGCAACTTGTTACAATTGAAAATTTGAATACATATTATTACACAAATGACCGTGGTTCATGTGAAATTGATTTTTTATTAGATAATGGAGAAAGTGTAATCCCTGTCGAAGTAAAAGCTGAAGTAAATTTGAAAGCAAAAAGTTTGAAAATGTATAAAGAAAAATATAACCCCGAAATATCAGTAAGAATATCAATGAATGATTATAAAAAAGAAGAATGGTTGTTAAATTTACCGTTGTATATGGCAGAGGAAATTGGAAATATTGTGGAAAAAGAAAGAAATGATAAGGGATAG